CTCAGATTTCGGCTCCCCTTGGCTCTTATAAGCCTGCCCTAGTATCTGGAAATCTCATTTTTGTTTCCGGCCAGCTTCCCATAAGAGAAGGCCAGCTTTTATACAAAGGAAAAGTCGGTGGAGAGGTCTCTCTTGAAGAGGCGATTGAGGCGGCAAAAGTGGCTGCGATAAACATACTTTCCGTTATGAAATGGGAATTGGGAAGCTTGAATAGGATTGCACGAATTGTGAAGGTTACCGGATACGTGTCGAGCGCCCCTGGTTTTGAGTTGCAGGCCAAGGTGGTAAACGGAGCGTCCGATTTGTTCTACGAAGTCTTTGGTGAGG
The window above is part of the Thermodesulfobacteriota bacterium genome. Proteins encoded here:
- a CDS encoding RidA family protein, with translation MLLSRSEGRAIKAEEKLKELGIVIPQISAPLGSYKPALVSGNLIFVSGQLPIREGQLLYKGKVGGEVSLEEAIEAAKVAAINILSVMKWELGSLNRIARIVKVTGYVSSAPGFELQAKVVNGASDLFYEVFGEEGRHARAAVGVYELPLGAPVEIEVIAELSS